One Methanosarcinales archaeon DNA segment encodes these proteins:
- a CDS encoding MTH865 family protein, which translates to MSVRDEIHAQIVGGLAGAKFPINTPEQLLAAFPDGANTTCKAGDLEVTAGDAGKLLTTGDFPFKSAKQVADTIVERAGL; encoded by the coding sequence ATGAGTGTACGAGATGAGATACATGCGCAGATTGTCGGTGGTCTTGCAGGCGCAAAGTTTCCGATAAATACGCCGGAACAACTTCTTGCCGCTTTCCCGGACGGGGCAAATACCACATGCAAAGCTGGCGACCTTGAAGTGACAGCAGGCGATGCGGGAAAACTGCTAACTACAGGCGATTTCCCCTTCAAGAGCGCAAAACAGGTTGCTGATACAATAGTCGAAAGAGCGGGGCTCTAA
- a CDS encoding winged helix-turn-helix transcriptional regulator, giving the protein MADKRTDSYREIIEIKGMLQEIHKDIKRFMEKSGQQHVEHVLSDSRNNFASAIIRHVLDDIEDGLESNMVKKCEMRDTCKSNFTGFLQNNANLIKQDKVPENVIMKCQLDLNGMKSSAPSKQCEKCFSQVQMLFGKQVGLMRSLNIYNSNEEKKQDIAGIPESLIPEVLEPLSNKQRLQILKAIAIETKTFSALSELTGLRGGNLLFHLQKLLDSGMILQRHERGDYMITDKGFKVLRSIGDMYSVLNT; this is encoded by the coding sequence ATGGCAGACAAAAGAACGGACTCTTACAGGGAGATCATCGAAATAAAAGGAATGCTGCAGGAAATCCACAAAGATATTAAACGATTTATGGAAAAATCAGGACAACAGCACGTGGAACACGTCCTTTCAGATTCCCGCAATAATTTTGCCAGCGCGATCATCAGGCATGTACTTGATGATATTGAAGATGGTCTTGAAAGTAATATGGTCAAGAAATGCGAAATGCGCGATACCTGCAAATCAAACTTCACAGGTTTCCTGCAGAATAATGCAAATCTTATTAAACAGGATAAGGTTCCAGAAAATGTCATTATGAAATGTCAACTGGATCTGAATGGTATGAAAAGTAGTGCTCCATCAAAGCAGTGTGAAAAATGTTTTTCACAGGTACAGATGCTATTTGGAAAGCAGGTTGGTTTAATGCGGTCCCTTAACATATATAATTCAAATGAAGAAAAAAAACAGGATATTGCCGGAATTCCAGAAAGTTTGATCCCCGAAGTACTTGAACCTCTCTCCAACAAGCAGCGCCTGCAAATATTAAAAGCAATAGCGATCGAAACAAAAACCTTTTCAGCGCTTTCCGAACTCACTGGACTTCGCGGAGGAAATTTACTTTTCCATTTGCAAAAACTTCTTGACAGCGGAATGATATTGCAGCGCCATGAACGGGGGGATTATATGATTACGGATAAGGGATTCAAGGTCTTACGAAGCATAGGTGATATGTATTCAGTACTGAATACATAA
- a CDS encoding type II toxin-antitoxin system HicB family antitoxin: protein MHKYAIEIFYSEEDEGFIALVPELPGCSAFGKNEEEALEEIKIAMKLWLEIALKEGRKIPQPCGKEILKNLFENQSLTSAA from the coding sequence ATGCATAAATATGCAATAGAGATTTTTTATAGTGAAGAAGACGAAGGATTTATAGCTTTAGTTCCAGAACTTCCCGGATGTTCAGCCTTTGGAAAAAATGAAGAAGAAGCTCTCGAAGAAATAAAGATTGCAATGAAACTATGGCTTGAAATCGCTTTAAAAGAAGGTAGAAAAATACCTCAGCCTTGTGGAAAAGAAATCCTTAAAAATCTTTTTGAAAATCAGTCTTTAACTTCTGCAGCGTAA